CCTGGAAGGACGGCCGGTTCGACCGCTCCGTCGTCCCCGTCAAGGACCGCGCCGGACTCGTCGTCCTCGACCACGACGAGTACCTGCGCCCCGGCACCACCGCCGACTCGCTCGCCAAGCTGAAGCCGTCCTTCGCGGACATCGGCGAACTGGGCGGCTTCGACGCGGTGGCGCTGCAGGAGTACCACTGGGTCGAGGAGATCGACCACGTGCACCACGCGGGCAACTCGTCCGGCATCGTCGACGGCGCCTCCCTCGTCGCCATCGGCAGCAAGGAGATCGGGGAGCGCTATGGGCTGCGCCCGCGCGCCCGGATCGTCTCCGCCGCCGTCTCCGGTTCCGAGCCCACCATCATGCTCACCGGCCCCGCGCCCGCGACCCGCAAGGCCCTCGCCCGGGCCGGGCTGACCATCGACGACATCGACCTCGTCGAGATCAACGAGGCGTTCGCCGCCGTAGTCCTCCGCTTCGTCAAGGACATGGGTCTCTCGCTCGACAAGGTCAATGTCAACGGCGGCGCGATCGCGCTCGGCCACCCGCTCGGCGCGACGGGCGCGATGATCCTCGGCACGCTGGTCGACGAACTGGAGCGCCAGGACAAGCGGTACGGGCTGGCCACGCTCTGCGTGGGCGGCGGCATGGGCATCGCGACGATCGTCGAACGCGTCTGACACCCCAGCGGAACCAAGAGACTTCAACGGAGACCCCGCCATGACCGAGAGCACCACCATCCGCTGGGAACAGGACCGCACGGGCCTCGTCACCCTCGTCATCGACGACCCCGACCAGTCCGCGAACACCATGAACCAGGCGTTCCGCGACTCCCTCGCGGTGATCACCGACCGCCTGGAGGCCGAGAAGGACACCATCCGCGGCGTCATCATCACCTCCGCCAAGAAGACCTTCTTCGCCGGCGGCGACCTCCGCGACCTCATCAAGGTCACCCCCGACACCGCACAGCAACTGTTCGACGGCGGCCTGGAGATCAAGCGCAACCTGCGCCGCATCGAGACCCTCGGCAAGCCGGTCGTCGCGGCGATCAACGGCGCCGCCCTCGGCGGCGGCTACGAGCTGGCCCTCGCCTGCCACCACCGCGTCGCCCTCGACGCCCCCGGCTCCAAGATCGGCTGCCCCGAGGTCACCCTCGGCCTCCTCCCCGGAGGCGGCGGCGTCGTCCGCACCGTCCGGCTCCTCGGCATCACCGACGCCCTGCTGAAGGTGCTCCTCCAGGGCACCCAGTACTCCCCGCGGCGCGCCCTGGACAACGGCCTGATCCATGAAGTGGCCGCCACCCGGGACGAGTTGATGGACAAGGCCCGCGCGTTCATCGACGCCAACCCCGAGTCCCAGCAGCCCTGGGACAAGCCCGGCTACCGCATCCCCGGCGGCACTCCCGCCCACCCGAAGTTCGCGGCGAACCTGCCCGCCTTCCCCGCCACCCTCCGCAAGCAGACGAACGGCGCGCCCTATCCGGCGCCGCGCCGCATCCTCGCCGCGGCCGTCGAGGGAGCCCAGGTCGACTTCGAGACCGCCCAGGTCATCGAGGCCCGCTACTTCGTGGAGCTGGCCGCCGGGCAGACCTCGAAGAACATGATCCAGGCCTTCTTCTTCGACCTCCAGGCCGTCAACTCCGGCGCCAACCGCCCCCGGGGCATCGAGCCCCGCCAGGTCCGCAGGGTCGCCGTCCTCGGCGCCGGGATGATGGGCGCCGGCATCGCGTACTCCTGCGCCCGCGCGGGCATCGAGGTCGTCCTGAAGGACGTGACCCCCGAGGCGGCCGCGAAGGGCAAGGGGTACTCGGAGAAGCTCTGCGCCAAGGCGGTCGCCAAGGGCCGCACCACCCAGGAGAAGGCCGACGCCCTCCTCGCCCTGATCACCCCCACCGCCGACCCGGCCGACCTCGCGGGCTGCGACGCCGTCATCGAGGCCGTGTTCGAGAACACCGAGCTCAAGCACAAGGTCTTCCAGGAGATCGAGGGCGTCGTGGCACCGGACGCCCTGCTCTGCTCCAAC
This genomic stretch from Streptomyces deccanensis harbors:
- a CDS encoding acetyl-CoA C-acetyltransferase, with translation MSTEAYVYDAIRTPRGRGKANGSLHGTKPIDLVVGLIHEVRGRFPGLDPAAVDDVVLGVVGPVGDQGSDIARTAAIAAGLPDTVAGVQENRFCASGLEAVNMAAAKIRSGWEDLVLAGGVESMSRVPMASDGGAWFNDPMTNLEVNFVPQGIGADLIATIEGFSRRDVDEYAALSQERAAAAWKDGRFDRSVVPVKDRAGLVVLDHDEYLRPGTTADSLAKLKPSFADIGELGGFDAVALQEYHWVEEIDHVHHAGNSSGIVDGASLVAIGSKEIGERYGLRPRARIVSAAVSGSEPTIMLTGPAPATRKALARAGLTIDDIDLVEINEAFAAVVLRFVKDMGLSLDKVNVNGGAIALGHPLGATGAMILGTLVDELERQDKRYGLATLCVGGGMGIATIVERV
- a CDS encoding 3-hydroxyacyl-CoA dehydrogenase NAD-binding domain-containing protein, which produces MTESTTIRWEQDRTGLVTLVIDDPDQSANTMNQAFRDSLAVITDRLEAEKDTIRGVIITSAKKTFFAGGDLRDLIKVTPDTAQQLFDGGLEIKRNLRRIETLGKPVVAAINGAALGGGYELALACHHRVALDAPGSKIGCPEVTLGLLPGGGGVVRTVRLLGITDALLKVLLQGTQYSPRRALDNGLIHEVAATRDELMDKARAFIDANPESQQPWDKPGYRIPGGTPAHPKFAANLPAFPATLRKQTNGAPYPAPRRILAAAVEGAQVDFETAQVIEARYFVELAAGQTSKNMIQAFFFDLQAVNSGANRPRGIEPRQVRRVAVLGAGMMGAGIAYSCARAGIEVVLKDVTPEAAAKGKGYSEKLCAKAVAKGRTTQEKADALLALITPTADPADLAGCDAVIEAVFENTELKHKVFQEIEGVVAPDALLCSNTSTLPITELAEGVVRRSDFIGLHFFSPVDKMPLVEIIKGEQTGDEALARAFDLVRQIKKTPIVVNDSRGFFTSRVIGHFINEGVAMVGEGIEPASVEQAAAQAGYPAKVLSLMDELTLTLPRKIRAESRRAVEEAGGTWTVHPAEAVIDRMVDEFGRTGRSGRAGFYDYGPDGRRAKLWPGLREHFTKPGYRIPFRDMQERMLFSEALDTVRLLEEGVLTSVADANIGSIFGIGFPGWTGGVLQYINGYEGGLPGFVARARELAGLYGERFEPPGLLVEKAEAGERFGDG